One Actinomycetes bacterium genomic window, CTACCCACACCCCTGACGGGTCGCGGCAGCCCGTGCGCGAGTACCTGCTCACCCTCGCCGTCGCGGCGGCGGTGACCTACCTCGCCCTCGGCCCGGTGCGCGCGTTCGCGATCCGCTTCGGGTTCGTGCACGAGCTGCGGGACCGGGACGTCCACGCAACACCGGTGCCGCGCCTGGGCGGGGTAGCCATGCTCGTCGGGCTCGGCGCCGGTCTTCTCGTCGCACGGGACCTGCCGCTGCTGTCGAAGGTCTTCGATACCGGGTCCGGGACGTGGAAGGCCGTCGCGACCGGCGCCTTCATCATCTGCGGGTTGGGCGTCATCGACGACCGGTGGGGACTGGATGCCCTCACCAAGCTCGTCGGCCAGGCGCTGGCCGGGGCGGTCATGGCGCTGCAGGGCGTCCAGCTCTACTACTTCCCGTGGCCTGGCCACAGCACCTTCGTGCTCGACCAGCTCACCGGGACCCTCCTCACCGTGGTGATCGTCGTCGTCACGGTCAACGCGGTGAACGTCGTCGACGGGCTCGACGGGCTCGCCGCCGGCATCGTCGCCATCGCGGCCGTCGCGACCTTCGTCTACGCCTATGTCCTGTCCGTCCAGGCGGGCATCGAGCGCGCCGTCCCTGCGGCCCTCGTGACCGCGATCCTGGCCGGCCTCTGCCTCGGCTTCCTGCCGCACAACATCTTCCCGGCGCGCATCTTCATGGGCGACTCCGGCTCGATGCTGCTGGGCCTTCTCCTCGCCGCCAGCATGGTGCTGCTCACCGGCAACTTCGACCCCAGCCTCACGAGCGGTCTGGACGCGGTTCCGCTCTTCCTGCCGCTTCTGCTGCCGGTCGCCGTCATCGCCGTCCCCGTCCTCGACCTCGCGCTGGCGGTGATCCGGCGGACCAGGGCGGGACGGTCCCCGTTCGAGGCGGACATGCAGCACCTGCACCACCGGCTGCTCATGCTGGGCCACAGCCAGCGCCGCGCGGTGTTCCTCATGTACGCCGTGACGGCGCTGCTGGCCTTCGGCGCGGTGGCCCTGGCGCTCGTGCCGGCCGGCTGGGCCGTGGTGCTCTTCCTCGCCGGGGTGGTCGGCGTCGTGGCGATCGCCCGCTGGCCACGGCCGGAGCCGAGCGTGGCCGGTCCGGCGGCCGCGGCTCAGGAGCCGGGGCCGGCCCCCGCGGCGTCCAGCCGCCCCTGAGCCCACCGCGCCTCCGGTGAGTCGGGCTCCGCGGCCTGCAGGTCGGCCCGGGCCGCGGCGACGTCGATCTCGGAGGCCAGCTCGGCGATCTCCGCGAGGACGCTCACGGCGTTGTTGTTGACCGACAGGAAGCCTCCGCTCACGGCGGCGCGGAACGGCTCGCCCTCGGCGGGCACGATCTTGACCACGCCACCTTCGGCCAGCACGCCGAGGATCGGGATGTGACCGGGCAGGACGCCGATCTCACCGATCTTCGTCCGGGCGTACAGCTCGCGCGCCTCGCCGGACCAGAGCATCCGCTCCGGTGACACCAGGCCCACGTGCATCGTGGCGACGTCCTCTGGCATGTCAGCCCCGCAGCGCCCGCGCCTTGGCCTCGACGTCGTCGAGACCGCCGCAGGAGAAGAACGCCTGCTCCGGATAGGAGTCGAACTCACCGTCGCACAGCCGCTTGAACGCGTCGACGGTCTCCTCGCGGGTCACAAAGGAGCCCTCCTGTCCGGTGAACTGCTTGGCGACGAAGAAGTTCTGCCCGAGGAAGCGCTGGATCCGGCGGGCGCGCCCGACGACGACCTTGTCCTCCTCCGAGAGCTCGTCGAGGCCGAGGATCGCGATGATGTCCTGGAGGTCCTTGTAGCGCTGGAGGATCTGCTGAACGCGCCGGGCCACGTCGTAGTGCTCCTGCCCCACGTACTGCGGGTCGAGGATCCGCGAGGAGGAGTCCAGCGGGTCGACCGCCGGATAGATGCCGAGCTCGGAGATGGGGCGGGAGAGCACCGTCGTGGCGTCGAGGTGGGTGAAGGTCGTGTGGGGTGCCGGGTCGGTGATGTCGTCCGCGGGCACGTAGATCGCCTGCAGCGAGGTGATGGCGTGGCCACGGGTCGAGGTGATCCGTTCCTGCAGCTCGCCCATCTCGTCCGCCAGCGTCGGCTGGTATCCCACCGCGCTGGGCATCCGGCCGAGCAGGGTCGACACCTCGGAGCCGGCCTGGGTGAAGCGGAAGATGTTGTCGATGAACAGCAGCACGTCCTGGTTCTGTACGTCGCGGAAGTACTCCGCCATGGTGAGGGCGGACAGCGCCACCCGCAGCCGGGTGCCCGGCGGCTCGTCCATCTGCCCGAAGACGAGTGCGGTCTTCTCGAGCACCCCGGCCTCGCGCATCTCGAGGAACAGGTCGTTCCCCTCGCGCGTGCGCTCGCCCACGCCCGCGAACACCGACACGCCGCCGAACTGCTCCGCGACCCGGTTGATCATCTCCTGGATGAGCACCGTCTTGCCCACGCCGGCGCCGCCGAACAGGCCGATCTTGCCGCCTTGCACGTACGGCGCCAGCAGGTCGATCACCTTGATGCCGGTCTCGAAGATCTGCGTGCGCGGTTCGAGGTGGTCGAACGCGGGAGCGGACCGGTAGATCGGCCAGCGGGTCTCGGCCTGGATCTCCTCCTCGGGCACGTCCAACGGCTTGCCGAGCACGTTGAACACATGCCCCAGCGTCGCGTTGCCGACGGGCACGCTGATCGGGGCGCCGGTACCGGTGACCTCGGCACCACGGACCAGGCCGTCGGTCGGCTGCATGGAGATCGCGCGCACCGTGTTGTCGCCGATGTGCTGGGCGACCTCGAGCGTCAGCGTCGTCGTGACGTCGTTCATCGTCACGTCGACGGTCAGTGCGTCGTGGATCTCGGGGAGGTCCTCGGGGCCGAACTCGACGTCGACGACGGGACCGATGACACGGACCACCCGGCCCGGCTCCCGGGCTCCGGCCTCGGCTCGGTCTTCTGCGACTGCGGTCACTTGTGTCAGCTCCCTGCCTCGACGAGGGCGTCGGCGCCCCCGACGATCTCGGATATCTCCTGGGTGATGGCGGCCTGGCGCGCGGCGTTGGCCTCGCGGGTCAGCGCCTTGATGAACTCCTCCGCGTTGTCGGTGGCGGCCTTCATCGCCCGCCGTCGCGCGGCCGACTCCGACGCTGCCGCCTCGAGCAGGGCCGCGAAGATCCGGCTCTCGGTATAGCGGGGGAGCAGGGCGTCGAGCACCTGCTCGGAGTCGGGCTCGAAATCGTAGAGCGGCAGCGGCCCCTCAGGCGGGGGCTCGGTCGTTTCCTCGACCACGAGGGGGAGCAGGCGACGCGCAGCGGGCCGCTGCACCAGTCCACTGATGTACTGCGTGTAGACGATGTGGACCTCGTCGACCCCCTCGGGGTCCTCGCCGCCCTTGATGAAGGCCTGGATGACCGCGTCCGCGACCGCCTTCGCCGCGGCGTACGTCGGCTGCTCGGAGAAGCCGGTCCATTCGCCCCACATCCGACGCTGGCGGAATCGGTGGAAGGCCACGCCCTTGCGGCCGACGAGGTAGGGCCGGGGTTCCTTGCCCTCCACGCGGAGGAGGGCGTTGAGGTCCTCGGTGGCGCGCAGGATGTTGGAGTTGTAGCCGCCCGCGAGCCCCCGGTCGCTGGTGACGATGATGACCGCGGCCGAACGTGGAGTCGGGCGGTCGACGACGAGGGGGTGGGTCAGCGACCCGCCCTGGCTCGCGACGGCGCTGATGACCCGGGTGATCTCTCGGGCATAGGGCGCTGCCGCTGCCGCGCGTGCCTGGGCGCGGGCGATCCGCGACGCGGCGATGAGCTCCATCGCGCGAGTGATCTTCTTGGTCGACTGGACCGAGCGGATGCGCCGGCGCAGGACCCTGATCTGAGCGGCCATGGCTCAGTGCGCGGCCGGCGGGTGGTGCGGCCGGTCGAGCTGGGCGGGCGAGGCGCCGGGGTCCGGCGGGCGCTGGTAGCGCTTGACCGTCTCCTGCCCCTCCTCGAAGTCCTCGCTCGGGTGCTCCTTCACCCAGTCGACCACCGGCTTGCCGTCGCTCGCGACGAACTGCTCCTTGAACGAGCGGATCGCACCCGTGAGCAGCTCGACGGTGTCGGAGCTGAGTGCACCGGTCGACGAGATGGCCGCGAAGATCCCGGCATGCTCCCGGCCGATGTAGTCGAGGAACTCGGTCTCGAACCGACGGATGTCCGCGACGGGGACGCTGTCGAGGTGGCCCGTGGTGCCGGCCCAGATGGACACCACCTGGTGCTCGACCGGGAACGGCGAGTACTGCGGCTGCTTGAGCAGCTCGACGAGGCGGGCGCCCCGCTCCAGTTGCGCGCGCGACGCGGCGTCCAGGTCGGAGCCGAAGGCGGAGAAGGCCTCGAGCTCCCGGTACTGCGCGAGGTCCAGCCGCAGCGACCCGGAGACGTCCCGCATCGCCTTGATCTTCGCCGAGTTGCCGACCCGGGACACCGAGATGCCGACGTTGATCGCCGGCCGGATGCCCTGGTTGAACAGGTCCGACTCGAGGAAGATCTGCCCGTCGGTGATGGAGATGACGTTGGTCGGGATGTACGCCGAGACGTCGTTGCCCTTCGTCTCGATGATCGGCAGGCCGGTCATCGAGCCGCCGCCGAGCTCGTCGGAGAGCTTGGCGCAGCGCTCCAGCAGCCTCGAGTGCAGGTAGAAGACGTCACCGGGGTAGGCCTCGCGGCCGGGCGGGCGGCGAAGCAGCAGCGAGATGGTGCGGTAGGCCTCGGCCTGCTTGGACAGGTCGTCGAAGACGATGAGGACGTGGTCGCCTGCATACATCCAGTGCTGGCCGATGGCCGAACCGGCGTAGGGGGCCAGGTACTTGAAGCCCGCCGGGTGCGACGCGGGGGCCGCGACGACGGTCGTGTACTCCATGGCGCCGGCGTCCTCGAGCTTGCCCACGGTCTCGGCGACGGTGGACGCCTTCTGGCCGATGGCGACGTAGACGCACTTGACCTGCTTGGTCCGGTCGCCGGTGTGCCAGTTGTCGCGCTGGGCGATGATCGCGTCGACGGCCACGGCCGTCTTGCCGGTCTGGCGGTCACCGATGATCAGCTGGCGCTGCCCGCGCCCCACGTTGGTCATCGAGTCCACGGCCTTGATGCCGGTCTGCAGCGGTTCCTTCACCGGTTGGCGCTGCACGACGGAGGGTGCCTGCAGCTCGAGCAGCCGGCGCTCGGTGGCGGCGATGTCGCCCTTGCCGTCCAGCGGTTCCCCCACCGTGTTGACGACGCGGCCGAGGAAGGCGTCGCCCACCGGTACTGACAGGACCTCACCGGTCCGGCGTACCTCCTGGCCCTCCTCGATGCCCTCGCTCTCGCCGAGGAGCACCACGCCGATCTCGCGGATGTCGAGGTTGAGGGCGACGCCGAGCACCCCGCCCTCGAACTCGAGCAGCTCGTTGGTCATGGCCGAATGGAGGCCCTCGACCCGCGCGATGCCGTCCCCGGCCTCGGTGACCCGGCCGACCTCTTCGCGGGCGCTGCCCGTCTGGAAGGACTCGACGTAGGTCTCGATCGCGCTGCGGATCTCCTCGGGACGGATCGTCAGCTCGGTCATCGCGGGTGTGTCCTTCGCGTGTCGTCGGTGTGGTTCATCGTGGTCTCAGCTCGTCAGGTCGCGCCGGACTTGGGCCAGGCGGCGGGCGACGCTGCCGTCGATGACCTCGTCACCGATCTGCACGACGACGCCGCCGACGACGTCCGGGTCGATCTCCACCTGCAGGCGTACGTCCTTGCCGAGGGAGCGGCCGATCGCGCTGACCAGCCGCTCCTTGAGCTCCTCGTCCATCGGGGCGGCGACGCGGACCACGGCGATCTCGCGCTGGCGCCGGCGGGCGGCCTCGTCGGCCAGCTCGTCCAGCGCGCGGCTGGGGGTACGTCCGCGCAGGGCGGCGACGACGCTCTCCACCAGCCGCGTCGTGATCGGGCTGGCCCGCTCGGAGAGCAGGCTGTGTGCCAGCGAGACCTTGTTCTCCGCCGGCAGCGTGGGGTTGGCGAAGGCGCTGGACAGGCCGGGTGCCCGCTCCACGATGCGGGCGAAGCGGAACAGCTCGTCCTCGACCTCGTCGAGGCTGCCGACCCTCGCGGCCTCCTCGAAGGCAGCCTGCGCCCCGAGCAGCTCGATCCCGTCGACCAGGTCATTCGCCGACGACCAGCGCAGGCCGACGACGGTGCGGAGCACGCCGAGGGCAGGTGCGCCCAGCCGGGGGCCGAACAGGGTGTCCACCAGCCGCACGCGCTGGGCGGGCTCCGTGCCCGCGTCGGACAGGGCCCGGGCCAGGCCCGTCTCGCGAGCGAGCAGGCGTGCGACGGAGAGCAGCTCGTCCGCGACGGTCGCGTCCGTGCTCTGCGTGGCCGCCACGAGCTCGGCGTCGAGGGTCTCCCGCGCCTGGGCAAGTGCCTGCCGGCTGGCTCCGCGCACTTAGCCGGTCACCGCCGGGGTGCCGTCCGAGGGCCGGTCGCCGGCATCGGCCTCCGACTCCAGGTCGGCGACGAACCGCTCGACGAGGCGCCGCTGCCTCGCCTCGTCCTGGAGGGACTCCCCGACGAGCTTGCCGGCCAGCTCGACGGCGATCTGGCCGACCTCCGTGCGCAGCTGGGAGACGATCTGCGCCCGCTCGGCCTCCATGCGGGTCCGCTCGCGGGCCGCCACCCGCTCGGCCTCCTCCTGGGCCTTCACCCGCAGCTCCTCGACGATCGACTGGCCCTGGGCGCGGGCCTCGTCGCGGATGCGCGCCGCGTCGGCGCGGGTCTGCAGCAGCGCCTCGCGGTACTCGGCCTCGGCCGCGTCGAGGCGCTGTTTGGCCTCGCGGCTCTCCTCGATCTGCTTGCGGATCATCTCCTGGCGGCCATCGATGGCCTTCCTGACCGGTGGCAGGACGTAGCGGTTCAGCAGCCACAGGATGATGAAGAACGCGAGGAGCTCGAAGAAGAACGTCGCGTTGGGCAGCAGGAAGTTGTTGGTCTCCGCCACCAGGTCGGCGCCCACGGGGAGACCTACTTGCCGAGGACGAAGACGAACAGCGCCATGAAGGCGAGGTTGATGAAGTACGCCGCCTCGACCAGACCGACGGTCAGGAAGAAGATCGTCTGCAGCCTGGCCTGGGCCTCCGGCTGCCGGGCGACGCCGGAGATCAAGGCGTTGCCGGCGACGCCGTCACCGATGGCCGCGCCGATGGCGCCGCCACCGAGCGCGAGGCCACCGGCGATCAACCCGCCCGCGGTCTTGATCGCCGATACGAGTTGAGGGTCTGCAGCCATCGTCTCCCCTTGGGTGGGTCTGGATCTCGGGTGGTTCTGAAACGGATCTTGGGCGGTGCGCGAGCATTATCCCGATAAAGCGGATCGTGGTGCACCCCAGTGGCGGACCACCAGGGCCAGAGGTCAGTGCGCCTCTTCCTTCGGTCCGATCGCGGTGCCGAAGTACAGGATGGTCAGCAGGGCGAAGATGAACGCCTGGATCAGCCCGATGAACAGGTCGAAGAGCTTCCACACCGTGTTGGGCAGCCACACCACATAGGCAGGCAGCAGCGTGAAGATGAGCAGCATCACGGTGCCGGCGAAGATGTTGCCGAAGAGCCGCAGCGCCAGCGTGAACGGCTTGATGATCTCCTCGAGCACGTTGATCGGGGCCAGGAAGGCGTACGGCTCCTTCAGGTGCGCCAGGTAGTGGCGCATGCCGCGCACGCGGATGCCGGTCACGATCGACCACACGCCGACGCTCAGGCCGAGCGCGTAGGTGAGGTTCACGTCCGCCGTGGGCGGAGGCAGGAACTCGGGATGGTGTCCGCTCGGGATGATCGAGAGCCAGTTGCAGGACAGGATGAACACGAAGATCGTGACGGCGAGGGGGACCACGAACGGCGCGCGCTCGCGCAGGTCCAGCCCGACCTGGTCCTCGACCTGGGTCACGATCGTCTCGAAGATCACCTGGAGCTTCCCAGGGACCTCGTGGCTGGCGCTGCGCGCGGTGAGGAGCCCGAGGACCACGACGATCGCCCCGGCGATGACGGTGGCCCACATCGTGTCGACGTTGAACGTCAGGCCCCACAGCTGCCGGGTGATGTGGTCGCCGACCTGGATGGTGGCCGTGGGCGGCGGAGTCAGGGCCGGCATCTGTCCGGTCATGCCCGCACCGCCTTGTACATCGCCACGGCAGCAAACCCAATCATGGTGAGCTGGAAGATAGCCAACCCGATGAGGATGCCGAAGCCCAAGGGGCGAATCAGGATCACGATCCCGAGGGTGACCAGCGTGATCAACGCCAGCCGCACCGCGCCGCTGGACAGGAAGTGCGTCTTCGTGCCCGGGCTGTCCACGAGGATCTCGAAGCGCCGCTGGACGGAGTCCTGGAGCATCCGCGCGTTCAGCATGCCCAGGCCGAGCCCGATGCAGACCCCGATGCCGCCGAGCGGCTGGCCGATGACGAAACCGATGATCAGGGCCACCACGCCGATCACGACGGCGGGCAGTACGGCTCGCCGCGTCTGCAGCGCGACCTCGCTCATCGCCTCGACAGGGTCCACGTCGGCCTCACCCGCCGGATGCTGGGGGGCGGCCGGCGCGTCCGGGTCGGGACGGTCTGGGGTCACTGGTTCAGATACCTGCGCACTTCCTTGCGTGTGGCAACCACGCCGAGAGCGGCGCCGGCCACCAAGCCCAACAACATGAAAAGAGGGACCGTGTGGAGGTGGCTGTCGAGCAGCCATCCCAGAGCGATCCCCAACAACCAACACGTCGCGTTGAACGCGCCGATCCCAGCCAGGACAAAGGGATTCGAGTCTTTCCCCATGGCACGTCCTCGACGCCCATCCCTGCTGCACGGCCACCCGTGAGATGGCCGGCCCCCGACCCAGGTGGGCCGAGGCCGGAACGCTAGCATAGGCCGCCCGGACGCGCCGTTCAGGCGCCGTTGGGCAGGGGGTGCGATGGGCAAGGAGGTCCTGTCCGTCGCGCTGGACTCTGTCGCCGTGATCGCCATCGTGGTCGCCGTCGTCATCGGGACGGGACTGGGCGCCCTCGCCCTGCGGCGCCGGTTGCTCACGCGTGCGGGGGGTGCCTTCACCTGCGCGCTTCGCCGGGGGCACGCCCGCGACCTCTCACCGCGCGGCTGGACCCTCGGCGTCGCCCGGTTCGCGGACGAGAGCATCGAGTGGTTTCGGGTGTTCAGCCTGTCCCCGAGGCCTCGACAGCGGTTGGACCGCAGGCGGCTGTCGATCGAGCACCGACGCACCCCCCACGGCATGGAGGCGTACGCCCTCCCGCACGACTCGATCGTCCTCGCCTGCGGCGACGGCGACGGGCCGGTCGACCTGGCCATGCCCCAGGCGGCCGCGACCGGACTGCTGGTCTGGCTGGAGGCCGTGCCGCCTGGGGCGCACTCATCGGTCTGACGGGTCGGTCCGCCAGCGGGCGAGCGCGTCCGTCGCCACATCCAGGTCGTCGAGGGGAGCCTCCTGGGCGATGGCCCAGGGCATCGTCTGGAGCCGGTCAACCCGGGTGTCCAGGACCGCGAGGGTCGCGAAGGTGCCGTTCGACGCAGAGAGCACGAGCCAGCGCGTGTCCGGTGTCCAGGCGGCCCCCAGGCCGGCGGCGGTCGTCGGGGTGCCTGTGATCGGAGTCACGTGCGTTCCATCGACGACGTACGCACGTACCGGACCGACCCTGCTCGGATAGACGAGAGCCACCTTGGCGGGATCGGCCGACACGCTGAGACCGATGCGGCGAGGGTCGATCCCTGTCGCCGTCCCCGGGACCGGGAGCGGCGACAGCACGCGACCGTTGGTCTCGACCCGCCGGAGCACCATCCCGCGGCGGTCGGACCGCCACTGGATCCACAGCAGGGCCCGTCCGACCAGGACCGGCGACCCGCCCGGGACCGGACCGAGGTCCCGGCGCGGGGTCGCATCCGCCGGGTCGAGCACGAGCAGCCGGTTCGGCTGAGCCGAACGGTCCAGAGCCACCAAGCCGTCCGCGTCCTCACCGAGGACTCGGTAGCGACCCGGCCACGGCCGCGACGAGACCTGGATCATGCCTTCGCGATAGCGAACCAGCTCCCCCTGGCTGACCACGAGCAGGGTGCTGTCCGTGCCAGCCACGGCGTAGGCCACCCCCGCGGTCCCGCCCAGCTGGCGCAGCCGCTGGCCGGGGTCGACCCACCAGACGCGGGGGACGCCGTGGTCGACCACATCCATCACGCGCGCCCACGAGACGCCGACCGGGACGAGCGAGTCGACGGCCCCGGCGCACTCGACGGGCCGGTCGACCACGCCGGTGGCCAGGTCGATGCTCAACAGTGGGCTGTGGCCGACGGCGAGGACGTCGAGGCCCACCGGTGAACCTGAGGTGGGAGCGGCGAAACTCGGCCAGTCGCCGCGATGCCTGCTCATGGCGGGCGTGGTCACGCGGTTCTCACACCCGGTCGCGATCACGGTTCCGGCCGAGGCAGATGGGGTCGGGGTCGACTGGCTCGACCGCGCCGGGGAGTGTGCGTCCACGACTCGCCAGGCGATGACGCCGGCGACCGTGACGCCGAGCAACGCCAGGGCGAGCCACCGGCCGCGGCCGGGGGCGGGTGCCGGTGAGCCGATCTCCTCGAGCACCCGTCCAGCATGCGCGCGGCCCTCCCGCCGTGCGGGGTCGGTTAGCCTCTGGCATCCCGTGACCTTGACCCAGGGTGGTGGCCGGCTCCATGAACGAGGATGTCCAGCCCGACACCGTGCACCTGCGGCGAGCGGGGACGAGTGTGGTGCTGCGGCTCGGCCCGACCGAGTTGCCGTGCGTCCTGCACTGGGGACCGGATCTCGGTGAGCTGAGCGCGACGGACCTCGGCGCCGTGGCCCAGGCCCTGCGACCGCCCTACCTCGACAGCGCGGTGAGCTCGCAGGCCGCCCTTGCCCTCTTGCCGCAGCACTCTTCGGGCTGGATCGGGCGCCCCGGTCTCCTTGGCAGCCGCGCGGGCCGTGACTGGTCGGTGGCCTTCGACGCCGTGACCCACGAGGTCCACGAAGCGGGGAGCGCCGAGTGGACCGACGGGCCCGCCGCGGCCGTGCGCCTGCGCAGCGTCGGGACCGACCGACCCGGCGCACTGACCGTCACCACCGAGCTGGAGCTGCTCGCCAGCGGGCTCCTGCGCGTCCGGGCGGCCGTACGCAATGACGGCGGGCAGCCGTACGAGGTCACCAGCGTCGACGTCGCGCTGCCGGTGCCCGCCGAGGCGGAGGAGCTGCTCGACATGGCGGGGCGGCACACCCACGAGCGGACGCCGCAACGACGGCCGTTCG contains:
- a CDS encoding DUF2550 domain-containing protein, translating into MGKEVLSVALDSVAVIAIVVAVVIGTGLGALALRRRLLTRAGGAFTCALRRGHARDLSPRGWTLGVARFADESIEWFRVFSLSPRPRQRLDRRRLSIEHRRTPHGMEAYALPHDSIVLACGDGDGPVDLAMPQAAATGLLVWLEAVPPGAHSSV
- the atpA gene encoding F0F1 ATP synthase subunit alpha produces the protein MTELTIRPEEIRSAIETYVESFQTGSAREEVGRVTEAGDGIARVEGLHSAMTNELLEFEGGVLGVALNLDIREIGVVLLGESEGIEEGQEVRRTGEVLSVPVGDAFLGRVVNTVGEPLDGKGDIAATERRLLELQAPSVVQRQPVKEPLQTGIKAVDSMTNVGRGQRQLIIGDRQTGKTAVAVDAIIAQRDNWHTGDRTKQVKCVYVAIGQKASTVAETVGKLEDAGAMEYTTVVAAPASHPAGFKYLAPYAGSAIGQHWMYAGDHVLIVFDDLSKQAEAYRTISLLLRRPPGREAYPGDVFYLHSRLLERCAKLSDELGGGSMTGLPIIETKGNDVSAYIPTNVISITDGQIFLESDLFNQGIRPAINVGISVSRVGNSAKIKAMRDVSGSLRLDLAQYRELEAFSAFGSDLDAASRAQLERGARLVELLKQPQYSPFPVEHQVVSIWAGTTGHLDSVPVADIRRFETEFLDYIGREHAGIFAAISSTGALSSDTVELLTGAIRSFKEQFVASDGKPVVDWVKEHPSEDFEEGQETVKRYQRPPDPGASPAQLDRPHHPPAAH
- the atpB gene encoding F0F1 ATP synthase subunit A, with translation MTGQMPALTPPPTATIQVGDHITRQLWGLTFNVDTMWATVIAGAIVVVLGLLTARSASHEVPGKLQVIFETIVTQVEDQVGLDLRERAPFVVPLAVTIFVFILSCNWLSIIPSGHHPEFLPPPTADVNLTYALGLSVGVWSIVTGIRVRGMRHYLAHLKEPYAFLAPINVLEEIIKPFTLALRLFGNIFAGTVMLLIFTLLPAYVVWLPNTVWKLFDLFIGLIQAFIFALLTILYFGTAIGPKEEAH
- a CDS encoding F0F1 ATP synthase subunit B, with the protein product MGADLVAETNNFLLPNATFFFELLAFFIILWLLNRYVLPPVRKAIDGRQEMIRKQIEESREAKQRLDAAEAEYREALLQTRADAARIRDEARAQGQSIVEELRVKAQEEAERVAARERTRMEAERAQIVSQLRTEVGQIAVELAGKLVGESLQDEARQRRLVERFVADLESEADAGDRPSDGTPAVTG
- a CDS encoding F0F1 ATP synthase subunit C; amino-acid sequence: MAADPQLVSAIKTAGGLIAGGLALGGGAIGAAIGDGVAGNALISGVARQPEAQARLQTIFFLTVGLVEAAYFINLAFMALFVFVLGK
- a CDS encoding F0F1 ATP synthase subunit epsilon; amino-acid sequence: MPEDVATMHVGLVSPERMLWSGEARELYARTKIGEIGVLPGHIPILGVLAEGGVVKIVPAEGEPFRAAVSGGFLSVNNNAVSVLAEIAELASEIDVAAARADLQAAEPDSPEARWAQGRLDAAGAGPGS
- a CDS encoding F0F1 ATP synthase subunit gamma, producing the protein MAAQIRVLRRRIRSVQSTKKITRAMELIAASRIARAQARAAAAAPYAREITRVISAVASQGGSLTHPLVVDRPTPRSAAVIIVTSDRGLAGGYNSNILRATEDLNALLRVEGKEPRPYLVGRKGVAFHRFRQRRMWGEWTGFSEQPTYAAAKAVADAVIQAFIKGGEDPEGVDEVHIVYTQYISGLVQRPAARRLLPLVVEETTEPPPEGPLPLYDFEPDSEQVLDALLPRYTESRIFAALLEAAASESAARRRAMKAATDNAEEFIKALTREANAARQAAITQEISEIVGGADALVEAGS
- the atpD gene encoding F0F1 ATP synthase subunit beta, whose amino-acid sequence is MTAVAEDRAEAGAREPGRVVRVIGPVVDVEFGPEDLPEIHDALTVDVTMNDVTTTLTLEVAQHIGDNTVRAISMQPTDGLVRGAEVTGTGAPISVPVGNATLGHVFNVLGKPLDVPEEEIQAETRWPIYRSAPAFDHLEPRTQIFETGIKVIDLLAPYVQGGKIGLFGGAGVGKTVLIQEMINRVAEQFGGVSVFAGVGERTREGNDLFLEMREAGVLEKTALVFGQMDEPPGTRLRVALSALTMAEYFRDVQNQDVLLFIDNIFRFTQAGSEVSTLLGRMPSAVGYQPTLADEMGELQERITSTRGHAITSLQAIYVPADDITDPAPHTTFTHLDATTVLSRPISELGIYPAVDPLDSSSRILDPQYVGQEHYDVARRVQQILQRYKDLQDIIAILGLDELSEEDKVVVGRARRIQRFLGQNFFVAKQFTGQEGSFVTREETVDAFKRLCDGEFDSYPEQAFFSCGGLDDVEAKARALRG
- a CDS encoding F0F1 ATP synthase subunit delta, with amino-acid sequence MRGASRQALAQARETLDAELVAATQSTDATVADELLSVARLLARETGLARALSDAGTEPAQRVRLVDTLFGPRLGAPALGVLRTVVGLRWSSANDLVDGIELLGAQAAFEEAARVGSLDEVEDELFRFARIVERAPGLSSAFANPTLPAENKVSLAHSLLSERASPITTRLVESVVAALRGRTPSRALDELADEAARRRQREIAVVRVAAPMDEELKERLVSAIGRSLGKDVRLQVEIDPDVVGGVVVQIGDEVIDGSVARRLAQVRRDLTS
- a CDS encoding MraY family glycosyltransferase, whose product is MREYLLTLAVAAAVTYLALGPVRAFAIRFGFVHELRDRDVHATPVPRLGGVAMLVGLGAGLLVARDLPLLSKVFDTGSGTWKAVATGAFIICGLGVIDDRWGLDALTKLVGQALAGAVMALQGVQLYYFPWPGHSTFVLDQLTGTLLTVVIVVVTVNAVNVVDGLDGLAAGIVAIAAVATFVYAYVLSVQAGIERAVPAALVTAILAGLCLGFLPHNIFPARIFMGDSGSMLLGLLLAASMVLLTGNFDPSLTSGLDAVPLFLPLLLPVAVIAVPVLDLALAVIRRTRAGRSPFEADMQHLHHRLLMLGHSQRRAVFLMYAVTALLAFGAVALALVPAGWAVVLFLAGVVGVVAIARWPRPEPSVAGPAAAAQEPGPAPAASSRP